The following coding sequences lie in one Apium graveolens cultivar Ventura chromosome 3, ASM990537v1, whole genome shotgun sequence genomic window:
- the LOC141714572 gene encoding uncharacterized protein LOC141714572, whose translation MDILGPFPVASGKRKFIVVAIDYFKKRIEAKALAKISTKQITQFFCIELRFTSVPHPHANGHAKVANRIILDGLKKKVERSRNTWADELLPILWVYRTTCKVTTEATPFVLAYGAEVVVPLEINHGSPRVKAYKPEPPRLELD comes from the exons ATGGATATACTTGGTCCATTTCCCGTGGCATCGGGAAAAAGGAAGTTCATTGTGGTAGCTATAGACTACTTCAAAAAGAGGATTGAGGCTAAGGCACTAGCCAAGATATCCACCAAACAAATTACCCAGTTCTTTTG CATAGAGCTTCGCTTTACCTCGGTTCCACACCCACACGCAAACGGGCATGCGAAagttgctaacagaatcatccttgatggacttaagaaaaAGGTCGAACGTTCGAGGAACACTTGGGCGGATGAGTTGTTGCCTATACTATGGGTGTATCGTACCACCTGCAAAGTCACAACTGAAGCTACCCCATTCGTGTTGGCTTATGGAGCCGAAGTTGTGGTGCCCCTAGAAATCAACCACGGATCACCTAGGGTCAAAGCTTATAAACCAGAACCCCCGCGGCTTGAACTAGATTGA